One Candidatus Stygibacter australis genomic window, AACCTAACCTGAGCGATTAATATTTTCCTTGAACCCTTTTGGGTGTTTTATATCATAGTTTTAACTACAAAACAGGTGATATAAAAAAATCACCCAAAAGGTGGAAATATGAAAGTTAAAATGCAGTCATTCGGTCAAGGGAAAAGCAGAAGCAATGTTACAATAAATTCTATTGAGAGCACATCTGAGTATATGTCTGGACGTGCAGGTTTGCCATTAGTCTTGAAATATATTGATAATACTGATATCCTATCCCGATTAGGTTACAGATTCCAGTATCTTAAAGAAAGTACCAAAGGATTAGATGTTACCTCATTTTTCAGACAGACAATTGCATATATGATAGAAGGTAGTAAGCTCAATCTTGTGGCATTTAACGAATTGAAACAAGATCCTTCATATGCTGCTTTGCTTGAGACAAATCAAGAGGATTTAGCAAGTACTGACCAGATCAAGAGAATGTTTAACAAGTTTTGTAATGAGCCTCGTCATACCGATATCTTCCGTGATGCACTATCAGATACTTTCATTTCTCATCTTTGTGATGAACAACCGCCTGTTGTAATACTCGGTGTAGATACGATGGTGATGAATAACGATCAGGCTAAAATGCGAGAAGGTTGTAGTCCTACCTACAAGAAAGTAAAAGGTTTTCAGCCTTTAGAATTTTATTGGAACGGCATGATAATTGATGCTGTATTTCGGGAAGGCAAATGTCACTCAAATCATGGTGATGACGTTAAAACAGCAACAAAAAGACTTGTGAAAAAGATCAGAAAGGGTTACAATAATACGGTTCCAATCATTATTAAAATGGATTCCGGTTTTATGAGTGAGGATAATTTTCGATATTTTGAAGAAAAACTCGGCATTTTTTTTATTTGTGCTGGGAAGATGTATAAGTCTATTAAAAATTATATCGGTGAATTACCGGTAAATGAAAGACGTGAATTTGTTGGTTCACATATATGGGATTACATCGAATTTGGTAGCAAGCTCAAAACATGGAAAAAGTTTAGACGCACGATTTATTTGCAAAATAAAAATGCAAACCTTCAATATATTTTGGACTTTGCCCGATCTGACAGCATTATATATACAAACATTGGAATGGATTCCGAGTTATCTGCTAATTTATATGCAGCCATTGATCAAGATATATACGATCCGGAATACATTATCAAAGAATATCACAAACGTGGAAATGATGAATTATGTAATCGAGCTTTCAAGGATTTTGCAACACGTGAGAATTTACCTTTTCAGGGATTTGATCAAAACCAGGCATTTTACTACCTGCTTGTTTTATCACATGTTCTTCTTCAAAGCTATGTAAAAGATATATGTTATGATATTATTGACCGAAACAGTTATCCCACAACTATCCGGCGTAGGCTTATTGATTTTGCGGGAAAGTTTGTTTATCATGCACGCAAAATAATATTAAAAGTGTCAGACCCGATATTCAATAGACTCAAGCTAAATCTCTTATGGGAACGATGTAATTCCCACCAGAGGCAATTAAGCTACATATAAAATTAGTCAGTTTTTCCCGATTTACAGTATCACTGCGTCCAAAAACCGGTAACACCATAGTTTATAGCACTTTCAGCAAATGTAAAAGGTGAAATTGCAACTAAACACACCCAAAAATTAAATCGCAAAGCATAATTTATGATTTCGTTAGAAGAAATGAGTCCTATTTTAACAATCAATTCTGTAAATGTGGAAAGTGATATAGCAATCGCTCAGTTTAGGTAAGTATTGTAATATAAAGGGGATTAGAATCCAAAATTCATCATTACTTAACTTCTTATCAGCGTAATCAGTGTTTTATGTCAAATTCTCATTTCTCACAATTCACGACAATAAATAGCAAAGTGTTACCAAATGTTACTAAAATGTTACCTCATAAAGATAAGCCATTATGTCAGTTACAGCAATAAGTAACATTTTAGCCCCTTTTTGAGATATACATACCCCTATATTTCACTTTTTAGCATACTGCAATTTCCTACATTTTCCTACTGTAATCAATATCTCAAAAAATAAGCTGTATTTATCAACAATATACACTTCTTACTTCTCACATTTCACGACAATAGATAGATAAATGTTAGGAATGTTAGGAAAATGTTAGGTTATAACTATATTCTATTATGTCAGTTACGGCATTTCCTAACATTTTTGCCCCTTTTTCGAATATATATACCACTATATTTAACTTTATTACATTTTTGTTAGCCTAGGGCTGATTACATTACATTAAATCACACCTTCGCACTTTCTCCCCTTCACACCTTCGTTTATTCCCCCTGGTCTGTATTATCTTTAACACATTTAATTTTCAATTTACCATTTTCAATTATTCTCCCCTTCACCTCTTCGTTTCCTCCAGCTCCCGATTAAAATAACCCGCTGATATTGCCATCCTTATCGATATTCATATTTTCTGCTGAGGGATTTTTGGTTAAGCCTGGCATCCGCATGATGTCACCAGTGACAGGCACCAGGAATCCGGCACCCGAAGATATCAATATATCTCTCACAGTAACCAGAAAATCCTTTGGCCTACCCAGCAATTTAGGATTATCAGAAAGTGACTTCTGGGTTTTAGCAATACAGATGGGCAGGTTTTCATAACCGTATTTCTTTATTGTCCGCAGAGCTGCCAGCGCTGCAGGCTGATAGTCAACTGCCTCTGCCCCATATATCTCATGAGCGATCTTGAATATCTTATCCTTAACAGGTGTTTCCAGGTCATAGAGATTATGTAATTTACATTTTTCTGATTCGATCATAGCTGATACCTTTTCTGCCAGCTCAAGTCCACCTTCACCACCTTTACCATGAAAATCTACGATACTCACGTCAAAACCCCTGCTCTTCACAAAGCTAACTACTTCCTGCAATTCCTCTTCAGAATCCGAAGCAAATTTATTGATAGCAACGATAGACTGCATGCCGAACTTTTTAGTATTCTCCAAATGCTTTTCCAGGTTAGGAAGTCCTGCTTTTAATGCTTCCAGATCAGGCTGATCAAGTTCTTTCTTTTTTGCTCCACCATGCAGTTTCAATGCCCTGATAGTTGCTACCAGCACTGTGGCATTAGTGCAAAACCTGCCGATCGGACAGACAATATCAAAAAATTTCTCAGCTCCCAGATCAAAGCCAAATCCTGCTTCAGTTACCACATATTCACTTAGCCGTAAAGCTGTTTTTGTGGCTATGATGCTGTTTGCTCCCTGGGCAATATTAGCAAAAGGACCACCATGCACAAAAGCTGGAGTGCCCTCAGTAGTCTGAACCAGATTAGGTTTGATTGCATCTTTGAGCAGAGCAGTAATTGCCCCTTCATATCCTAAGTCCTTCACATAAATAGGAACTCCGTGATAATTATAACCAATAGTGATCTCACTTATTTTACGCTTCAATTCAGTCAGATCATTAGAAAGGCATAATATTGCCATGATCTCGGAAGCCGGTGTAATATCAAATCCCTCTTCCATTGGAATGCCCTGTGATTTACCACCCAAACCAATAACTACGTCCCGCAGCATCCTGTCATTCACGTCCAACACTCTTTTCCAGGTGACTCTACGGGGATCTATCTGCAATTCATTACCTTGATAGATATAATTATTTATCAAAGCAGAGAGCATATTATTAGCAGCAGTAACGGCATGCATATCACCAGTGAAATGAAGGTTGATCTCTTCCATTGGCAATACCTGAGCATATCCACCACCTGCTGCCCCACCTTTCATGCCAAATACGGGACCTAAAGATGGTTCCCGCAAGGCAACACTGGTCAATTTACCAATTTTATTCAATGCCATTGCCAGACCAATTGAGACAGTGGTCTTCCCTTCTCCGGCAGGAGTGGGAGTGATAGCTGATACCAGTACGAGTTTTCCCATTGGCTTTTTCTTTATCTCTTCCAGACTGGTCAGTTTAAGCTTGGCTTTATAATCTCCATAATGTTCCAGGTCATCACTTGAAAGACCTAATATGGCAGCTATTTCATCAATTTTAAGAGGTTTGATACTTCCGGCAATTTCTAAATCAGATAACATGTTTTTCTCCCATATTCAAGTATAACATATAAAGTAAGCAATTTTATCGCTTAGTCAAACCGAATAAAGTAATAATCATTAAGAAAGTCTCAGTGTATTACAGAACTAAGGTATTGAGTCTTTTTTCATTGACAAACAAATATATGAAATTATTATATTAGAAATAGATTATATTCTATATAATTCAAGGAGTTATAGTGAAGAGAGCAGTATTTACAATAATTCTGATATTTATACTATGCGGTAATTTATTGGCAGAAGAAGATACAAAAGCTAAGGTGGAAAAGCCTGTCTTTATCCCCTCAATGGGATTTGGTATAGGTCTTATGTACCAGTTTAATATGAGTCTGGTAAGAAATAACACTTATTATTGTCTCAGACATTACGTAATAGATCTTGCATTACCTTTAATTGAAGAATATTCTTTACATGAAACTGCTTTATTATATGGAATGACTACTAATTTCAATACCAGAACACTGGGTTATCTGGCATTTTCTGTAGGCCCGTGTATGATTAATTTATATCGGAATTATCCTTACGATGAAGCTGGTTTAGTGAAGGTAACTGATTATGGGCTGGCTGCTGATCTAAATTTTACAAAAGGAATTAGTAACAATTTCGGATATGGGTTTAATGTCACTGCAAATATTAATCGATCAGCTCCCTTTGGTGGTTTATTCTTTTCTTTATATCTGGGAGATTTCACAAATTATAATTATGATCCCACAAAAGTTAAACCTCGGCTTCATGCACCTCCATCTGCAAAGATAATTGATAAAGACAAAATTAATGAAACCGAGCAGCCAAAGGAGTAAATCTCAATAGATTTCAATTTCATGAATTATTTGTTTTTGAATCCATCCCATAAATTCAATATCTGCTGGAAACAGGGTAATACCGGTTCAATAAAGAAAAGCAGATTGGTGTGATATCTATGAGAAGTATGATGTCCTTACAGTATATGGCTTAAAATCAAGAAATTACATGGGTAATCATGGCTGGTATTATGATCTGTGAATGGACTTTTTTAAAGTTCAACATCTTAAACATTACAATAGTGATAGTGAATATTATGATATGCTATATAATATTGCCATCAGTCTGGGTAATAAAGCCTACTTATCTGATCATTTTTACATTAGAAATCAATTGAATATGCACATACCTGTAGATGGCGATGATCTTAAATATGATAGCAATTGGATGAAACCCGGCCCCTTCTTCATGGACTTTGAATTTCTGGTGTTAGATCTTACCTTCTAATTTAGTTACCAATTTAATCTGATAATAAATAAAATATCACCATATTATTCATATTTGCCAATAGGAATATATCTGTCGGAGCAACTTAGCACGTAGTGACATTAAAATGTGAGTACGTGCTTTGTTGTTCCGGATGTAATCAACCAAATGATCATAAATTTTTCTAATTATGTAATATATCAATTACTTATCTATTAGTTAATAAGAAAATGCTTTAACTTATAATAAACTGGACTCGATGACATCATTGAGTTGTTGTACCGTATTACTACAAAATTTATTTGACAAAAAATTGAGTAGATTTACTTGTTGTACCATCAAGGTACAAAAGGAGGATTAGTGCAAAGGTTTGTAAATGATCTGGTGTTAACCGGACTTACAGAAAATGAGGCTAAGGCATATTTACTGCTTTTGAAGAAACCGCTTACTGCTACCCGGATAGCTCAGACAATTGGAGTAAATCGCTCCAATGTTTATGGGATAATATCGACTTTAGTGCAAAAGGGTTGTGTGCGGGAAATAGATGGCAATGTTAAGACGATAATAGCAATAAATCCTGAGGTAGCATTTAACAGTATGAAAACAACTTTAAATATGCGAATGAGACTTATGGACAAGCTGGCAAGAGACCTTGAACCCTATTATGAAGCGGAGCATAACAATAATCATAAAGAAATGATCAAGATACTTCATTCACGAAGCTCCATAATTGAGACGCTTGAACGATTGGAAAAGGATGCTCAATCTGAAGTGCTTGCATTCAGTAAACCACCTTATATCATGGATGTAGACAATTTGAAAACCTTGAATCTACCCCAGAAAGCCAGTGCGAAAAAAGGTGTTATATATCGAGCAATTCATGAGATAGAGCCTGATAATCTGGAAAACTTTGTCAAGAGACTGGAATATTTCCAGAGTATGGGTGAGGAAATATATGTGACTGACAGTCTGCCCATGAAGCTATTTATATTTGATGAAGAAATAGCCGTATTTACGATGGAGAATCAGGAAAGTTCATTTTCTGATTTTACCTTTACATCATTTGAGAATACTGATCTGGCAAAAACCTTTCATCAATTATTTGATCTTTATCTAACAAAATCGATAAGTTTGGAAGAATATAAAATAATAATCAAATCACAGGAGAAAAAATGAGAAAAATGATTTTAGTTTTAGTTATTGTCCTGGCATTTTCGAGTGTGCATGCCATCACAATCCCGGGAGGAGAAGTAAGCGGCAACTGGGTACTGGAAGAGAGCCCCTATTACATTGACGGTAATATCACGATCATTGCTGAATCTACTCTGGAAGTAGAAGCAGGTGTGGAGATACTTTTTAACGACAATTATTCACTGGTAGTAATTGGGAGACTTGCTGCGATTGGTACGGAGTCTGACTCGATTCTTGTATCCCGTGCAGAAGGTGCAATCGGCTGGCAGGGTATCAGATTTATGAATTGCACCGGTAATGGACTGGAGGATTCATCATTGCAATACTGCCGAATAGAAAGAAGTGCAGCTATTGGCGGAGATGAAATGTCTAATGGTGGAGGAATCTATTGTGATAATTCCAATAATGTGGTTATAGATCATTGTTATTTTTATCAAAACTATGCAGCCTGGGATGGAGGAGCAATAAGTTTGAATAATGCTTCAGATATCAGTATCACCAATTGCAGTTTCGTAGGAAACAGTTGCGGGTTTTATGGTGCAGGGATGGTCGTTTACGGTTCTGCACCTGTAATTGATGGATGTGAATTTCGTTCGAATAATTCAGCGGTTTTTGCGGGTGGATTTAGTGCCTGGGATAACTCTGATGTGACAATTACAAATTGCATATTTGAATATAATACTGCCGGAGCATGCAGTGGGATTTATGGAGTAGGCTCAACTTTCAGCCTTTCAAACCTGATATTTATCAATAATGATACTAGTAATGGATCGGGAGCAGCATTAGGATTAACATCCTGCACAACGGAAGGATCAAACCTTACTATTATAGATAATATATCACCCATGAATGGTGGAGCATTCTGGATCTTTGGTGGGACATTAAGTTTATATAACTCCATTTTATGGGGAAATATGCCAAATCAAATCGCCCTTGAGAACGGCAGTAGTGGAACTATAGCTAATTGCTGCATACAGGATGGATTTGAAGGTGAAAACATAATTTCAGATGATCCTGGACTGATTGATATGGCTAATTATGATCTTCATCTAATGGAAGATTCACCCTGTATAGATGCCGGGGATGCTGATCTGGTTTCCTTTACTTTGCCAGAGACTGATCTTGATGGCTTGATGCGGATCATGGATGGTGATGGAGATGGCGAGGCAGTTATTGATCTGGGAGTATATGAATTTGAACTGATCATTATTTATGAACCGCCAGCACATGTAAATATAGATAACACTACTGGATTAATGACCTGGGAGGATCCTTCAATGGAAGGGCTTACCGGTTTTGAAATCTATCTTAATGGCGAATTAGAGGGTATAGTAGAGCCTGATATTGAAGAGTACATGTTTATTGGCTTGATGGAAGGAGAAATCTATACTGTGGCTATAATAGCAATTTATGAAGACGGAGAATCAGAAATTGTGGAAGTGGAATTTATCTATACGCCAACTGGAACAAGTGATAATGAGTTGAGTGCAGTTTCCCTTATGGGTAATTATCCTAATCCCTTTAATCCTGAAACAACCATCAGGTTCTCGACTTCAAAGGAAGGATATGTGGATCTGTCTATCTATAATTTACAGGGGCAGAAGGTTACTACGCTGGTAAATGGAGTATTGAAAGCTCAATCTCATAACATCGTCTGGGATGGCAGAAATGAAAGCGGAAACAGGGTAAGCAGCGGAGTGTACATTTATCAAGTACAATCAGAGAACGAAACAGCTGAAGGCAGAATGATATTGCTTAAATAGCACCTGATTAGTTGTTAAAATAAGATCAAATGCTGAAGCCTAACAATAATTGCAGGCTTCAGCATTTTTTTAACAATCTTTTCTTAGATGCTTGACACGGGATTACAGACTGATAAATTGCAATAAATGTAAATAGGAGGAATATTGCCAATTGGGAATGTTTTTGCGATCAAGAGATTTTCGGTTCATGATGGTCCGGGGATCAGGACTACAGTGTTTTTTATGGGCTGTCCTCTCCGTTGCAGGTGGTGTCATAATCCCGAAAGCTGGTCAGCAGAACCCTTTACATATAAGAAAAAGATAACACTATCCAATGGAAGTGAACTTGAAAAACTTGAGACACTGGGAAATCAGAAGACCGTGGAAGAGTTGGGGATTGAATTACTGAAAGATATTGAATTCTACAAACAATCTGGTGGCGGGATTACCTTCTCAGGTGGAGAGCCTTTATCTCAGCCAGATTTTTTATATGAATGCCTGCAGTTCTGCAGAGATAATAATTTGACAACTGCCCTTGATACATCGGGATACTGGGACTGGAATGATATTGAGAAACTACTTGAGCTAATTGATTTTATCTTATATGATATAAAAGGATTAAGTAATCATAATAAGTATACTGGTGTAGATAATGAGCTGATATTGGATAACCTGAGAAAGCTCCAGAAGGCTGGAGCAACTATCCAGGTTAGGATACCTTTGATCGAAGAAGTTAATGGAAAAGATATTGATGATATTATCACTATACTGCAAAGTATAGG contains:
- a CDS encoding right-handed parallel beta-helix repeat-containing protein; this translates as MRKMILVLVIVLAFSSVHAITIPGGEVSGNWVLEESPYYIDGNITIIAESTLEVEAGVEILFNDNYSLVVIGRLAAIGTESDSILVSRAEGAIGWQGIRFMNCTGNGLEDSSLQYCRIERSAAIGGDEMSNGGGIYCDNSNNVVIDHCYFYQNYAAWDGGAISLNNASDISITNCSFVGNSCGFYGAGMVVYGSAPVIDGCEFRSNNSAVFAGGFSAWDNSDVTITNCIFEYNTAGACSGIYGVGSTFSLSNLIFINNDTSNGSGAALGLTSCTTEGSNLTIIDNISPMNGGAFWIFGGTLSLYNSILWGNMPNQIALENGSSGTIANCCIQDGFEGENIISDDPGLIDMANYDLHLMEDSPCIDAGDADLVSFTLPETDLDGLMRIMDGDGDGEAVIDLGVYEFELIIIYEPPAHVNIDNTTGLMTWEDPSMEGLTGFEIYLNGELEGIVEPDIEEYMFIGLMEGEIYTVAIIAIYEDGESEIVEVEFIYTPTGTSDNELSAVSLMGNYPNPFNPETTIRFSTSKEGYVDLSIYNLQGQKVTTLVNGVLKAQSHNIVWDGRNESGNRVSSGVYIYQVQSENETAEGRMILLK
- a CDS encoding helix-turn-helix domain-containing protein; translated protein: MQRFVNDLVLTGLTENEAKAYLLLLKKPLTATRIAQTIGVNRSNVYGIISTLVQKGCVREIDGNVKTIIAINPEVAFNSMKTTLNMRMRLMDKLARDLEPYYEAEHNNNHKEMIKILHSRSSIIETLERLEKDAQSEVLAFSKPPYIMDVDNLKTLNLPQKASAKKGVIYRAIHEIEPDNLENFVKRLEYFQSMGEEIYVTDSLPMKLFIFDEEIAVFTMENQESSFSDFTFTSFENTDLAKTFHQLFDLYLTKSISLEEYKIIIKSQEKK
- a CDS encoding radical SAM protein produces the protein MPIGNVFAIKRFSVHDGPGIRTTVFFMGCPLRCRWCHNPESWSAEPFTYKKKITLSNGSELEKLETLGNQKTVEELGIELLKDIEFYKQSGGGITFSGGEPLSQPDFLYECLQFCRDNNLTTALDTSGYWDWNDIEKLLELIDFILYDIKGLSNHNKYTGVDNELILDNLRKLQKAGATIQVRIPLIEEVNGKDIDDIITILQSIGIEKVALLPYHDLAKHKAERFSLRENSESFSCSAEFLKASITKFEKAGFTVQSGG
- a CDS encoding formate--tetrahydrofolate ligase, with translation MLSDLEIAGSIKPLKIDEIAAILGLSSDDLEHYGDYKAKLKLTSLEEIKKKPMGKLVLVSAITPTPAGEGKTTVSIGLAMALNKIGKLTSVALREPSLGPVFGMKGGAAGGGYAQVLPMEEINLHFTGDMHAVTAANNMLSALINNYIYQGNELQIDPRRVTWKRVLDVNDRMLRDVVIGLGGKSQGIPMEEGFDITPASEIMAILCLSNDLTELKRKISEITIGYNYHGVPIYVKDLGYEGAITALLKDAIKPNLVQTTEGTPAFVHGGPFANIAQGANSIIATKTALRLSEYVVTEAGFGFDLGAEKFFDIVCPIGRFCTNATVLVATIRALKLHGGAKKKELDQPDLEALKAGLPNLEKHLENTKKFGMQSIVAINKFASDSEEELQEVVSFVKSRGFDVSIVDFHGKGGEGGLELAEKVSAMIESEKCKLHNLYDLETPVKDKIFKIAHEIYGAEAVDYQPAALAALRTIKKYGYENLPICIAKTQKSLSDNPKLLGRPKDFLVTVRDILISSGAGFLVPVTGDIMRMPGLTKNPSAENMNIDKDGNISGLF
- a CDS encoding IS1380 family transposase: MKVKMQSFGQGKSRSNVTINSIESTSEYMSGRAGLPLVLKYIDNTDILSRLGYRFQYLKESTKGLDVTSFFRQTIAYMIEGSKLNLVAFNELKQDPSYAALLETNQEDLASTDQIKRMFNKFCNEPRHTDIFRDALSDTFISHLCDEQPPVVILGVDTMVMNNDQAKMREGCSPTYKKVKGFQPLEFYWNGMIIDAVFREGKCHSNHGDDVKTATKRLVKKIRKGYNNTVPIIIKMDSGFMSEDNFRYFEEKLGIFFICAGKMYKSIKNYIGELPVNERREFVGSHIWDYIEFGSKLKTWKKFRRTIYLQNKNANLQYILDFARSDSIIYTNIGMDSELSANLYAAIDQDIYDPEYIIKEYHKRGNDELCNRAFKDFATRENLPFQGFDQNQAFYYLLVLSHVLLQSYVKDICYDIIDRNSYPTTIRRRLIDFAGKFVYHARKIILKVSDPIFNRLKLNLLWERCNSHQRQLSYI